The Sphingomicrobium sp. genome has a window encoding:
- a CDS encoding superoxide dismutase family protein → MRTMIAIAASALLAGCVTLEPTGGAPMALVNSSGQSIGSVVAWQSAGGVSFRINAAGLPHGIHGLHVHSVGQCQVPDFASAGGHWNPTAHKHGMNNPEGPHAGDLPNVDVAANGALTATVTLPGATMASLLDADGAALVLHATADDYRTDPSGNSGGRIACAVITPNAEMR, encoded by the coding sequence ATGCGTACAATGATTGCAATTGCCGCGTCGGCCTTGCTTGCCGGATGCGTCACTCTCGAGCCGACTGGGGGCGCACCGATGGCGCTCGTCAATTCCTCGGGCCAGTCGATCGGCAGCGTCGTCGCCTGGCAGAGCGCGGGCGGTGTGAGTTTCCGCATTAATGCCGCCGGCCTGCCGCACGGAATCCATGGGCTTCACGTCCATTCGGTCGGTCAGTGCCAGGTGCCCGATTTCGCCAGCGCCGGCGGGCACTGGAACCCAACCGCGCACAAGCATGGGATGAACAATCCGGAAGGGCCGCACGCTGGTGACCTGCCGAACGTGGATGTCGCCGCGAACGGTGCGCTGACGGCGACGGTCACGCTTCCGGGCGCTACCATGGCGAGCCTGCTCGATGCGGACGGAGCCGCGCTTGTCCTTCATGCGACGGCCGACGACTATCGGACGGATCCGAGCGGCAACAGCGGCGGGCGGATCGCCTGCGCGGTAATTACCCCGAACGCAGAGATGCGCTGA
- a CDS encoding carboxyl transferase domain-containing protein, with amino-acid sequence MSAPRIETKLSADSDEFRRRAEHNRQLAQKLRDDVARAAKGGPEKHRERHVSRGKLLPRDRVERLLDPGSPFLEIGQLAACDMYDGEVPGAGIICGIGRVSGRQVMIVCNDATVKGGTYFPMTVKKHLRAQEIALENRLPCIYLVDSGGANLPHQAEVFPDKEHFGRIFFNQAQMSSKAIPQIACVMGSCTAGGAYVPAMSDESVIVRNQGTIFLGGPPLVKAATGEEISAEDLGGGDLHARKSGVVDHLAENDEHALTIVRDIVSTLQPQVPAIELREPRAPRLDPEELYGVIPDDVRAPYDVHEVIARIVDGSEFHEFKPLYGSTLVCGFAHIWGMPVAILANNGVLFSESAVKGAHFIELAAQRRTPLLFLQNISGFMVGGKYEAEGIAKHGAKLVTAVATAQVPKITVLIGGSFGAGNYGMAGRAYSPRFLFTWPNSRISVMGGEQAASVLATVHRDADKWSADEAEQFKAPIRQKYEDEGNPWHATARLWDDGIIDPAQTRDVLGLAFAACLNAPIAERPQFGVFRM; translated from the coding sequence ATGAGCGCGCCGCGGATCGAGACCAAGCTTAGCGCCGACAGCGACGAGTTCCGCAGGCGTGCCGAGCACAATCGCCAGCTTGCGCAGAAGCTTCGCGACGACGTCGCGAGGGCCGCGAAGGGCGGCCCGGAAAAGCATCGCGAGCGTCACGTGTCGCGCGGCAAGCTGCTCCCGCGCGACCGCGTCGAGCGGCTGCTCGATCCAGGCTCGCCGTTCCTCGAAATCGGCCAGCTTGCCGCCTGCGACATGTATGATGGCGAGGTGCCGGGCGCCGGCATCATCTGCGGCATCGGACGCGTCAGCGGCCGCCAGGTGATGATCGTCTGCAACGACGCGACGGTCAAAGGCGGCACTTATTTTCCAATGACGGTGAAGAAGCATCTCCGCGCGCAGGAGATCGCACTCGAGAACCGGCTGCCGTGCATCTATTTGGTCGACAGCGGCGGCGCCAACCTGCCGCACCAGGCCGAGGTGTTTCCGGACAAGGAGCATTTCGGGCGCATCTTCTTCAACCAGGCGCAGATGAGTTCGAAAGCCATCCCGCAGATCGCCTGCGTGATGGGAAGCTGCACCGCCGGCGGCGCCTACGTGCCCGCGATGAGTGACGAGAGCGTCATCGTCCGCAACCAGGGAACGATCTTCCTCGGCGGCCCACCATTGGTGAAGGCGGCGACGGGCGAAGAGATCAGCGCCGAGGACCTCGGCGGCGGCGACCTCCATGCGCGCAAGAGCGGCGTCGTCGACCATCTCGCCGAAAATGACGAGCATGCGCTCACGATCGTTCGCGACATCGTTTCGACGCTTCAGCCGCAGGTCCCCGCGATCGAGCTTCGCGAGCCGCGCGCCCCGCGTCTCGACCCGGAAGAGTTGTACGGCGTCATCCCTGACGACGTGCGCGCGCCGTACGACGTGCACGAGGTCATCGCCCGCATCGTCGACGGTTCGGAGTTCCACGAGTTCAAGCCGCTCTACGGCTCGACCCTCGTGTGCGGCTTCGCCCACATCTGGGGCATGCCTGTCGCGATCCTCGCCAACAACGGCGTGCTGTTCAGCGAGAGCGCGGTGAAGGGGGCGCACTTCATCGAGCTTGCGGCGCAGCGCCGCACGCCCTTGCTGTTCCTCCAGAACATCAGCGGCTTCATGGTCGGCGGGAAGTATGAAGCGGAAGGCATAGCCAAGCATGGCGCCAAGCTGGTGACCGCCGTCGCCACGGCGCAGGTGCCGAAGATCACCGTGCTGATCGGCGGCAGCTTCGGCGCCGGCAATTACGGCATGGCCGGCCGAGCATACAGCCCGCGCTTCCTGTTCACCTGGCCCAACAGCCGGATCAGCGTCATGGGCGGCGAACAGGCTGCAAGCGTGCTTGCGACCGTCCACCGCGACGCCGACAAATGGTCCGCGGACGAGGCCGAGCAGTTCAAGGCGCCGATCCGTCAGAAGTATGAAGACGAAGGCAATCCCTGGCACGCGACGGCGCGGCTGTGGGATGACGGCATCATTGACCCCGCCCAAACCCGCGACGTCCTCGGCCTCGCCTTCGCCGCCTGCCTCAACGCCCCCATCGCCGAACGCCCGCAGTTCGGCGTGTTCAGGATGTGA
- a CDS encoding nuclear transport factor 2 family protein, whose amino-acid sequence MSIILAFVALGSAVPAATKQDERAVTATVQSFFDALAARDQKKILDLVVAKGSISGHGERAGKAQSFTDSWPAWVTDLGQGKERLDERMQNPEVRIRGNMASVWSAYTFHIDGKFSHCGYDHFDLARLAGKWRIVNLSFTVEKTGCPK is encoded by the coding sequence ATGTCTATCATTCTCGCTTTTGTCGCGCTGGGATCGGCAGTTCCGGCTGCAACCAAACAGGATGAGCGCGCCGTTACGGCTACGGTGCAGTCATTCTTCGATGCGCTCGCCGCGCGCGACCAGAAGAAGATCCTCGATCTCGTCGTCGCCAAGGGCAGCATCAGCGGTCATGGCGAACGCGCCGGAAAGGCGCAGTCGTTTACCGACAGCTGGCCGGCCTGGGTCACTGACCTCGGCCAAGGCAAGGAGCGTCTCGACGAGCGCATGCAAAATCCGGAAGTTCGGATCCGCGGCAACATGGCATCCGTCTGGTCGGCCTACACCTTCCATATTGACGGGAAATTCTCGCATTGCGGCTACGACCATTTCGATCTCGCGCGGCTCGCCGGCAAATGGCGGATCGTCAATCTCAGCTTCACGGTCGAAAAGACCGGCTGCCCGAAGTGA
- a CDS encoding M13 family metallopeptidase has protein sequence MKKQLLLIFASAIALSACGQNAGDGNAAQQQEPGTAVGINAAWMDKSVVPGDDFYTYANGTWMKNTPIPEDRSSIGAFFIADQIREKNTKTMFEDIVKSNPSSGNEALIANYYKAYANTDAIDRSGIAPAKADLNAIAGIADKRQLSAAIGSTLRADTDPLNATNYQTENLFGIFVSQGLNTPGETLPYLMQGGIGLPEREYYLSGDAEMAGIRGKYEPYIAQILQNAGIADPQGAAKRVMALETKIAQAHASREESEDFAKGAQVWTRQELEQKAPGIDWGALLGAAQLGNAQKFQAYHATAIPKLAALIGSQPLQAWKEWLAFHTLNQQTNVLPKAFRDASFAFNGTVLQGTPKQRPRDQLALNATSFALQDAVGKAYVDRYFPASAKAEVQKMVDGIKAAFAKRVQAIDWMAPSTKQEALKKVETIVVGVGYPDTWRDYSGVQITADNAYANQKNAGLAEYRHQVAKIGKPMDRNEWWMPPQLVNAVNLPVQNALNFPAAILVEPFFNPKADSAFNYGAIGSVIGHEISHSFDNNGALFDSTGRLRNWWTPQDFARFQQAGQALASQYDAYEALPGLHVNGKLTLGENIADVAGLAAAYDAYKASLNGNAAPTIDGFNGEQRFFLAYAQAWATKMREPTLRNRIATDGHAPGNFRAQTVRNIDAWYPAFNVQQGQKLYLAPDKRVKVWG, from the coding sequence ATGAAAAAGCAACTGCTGTTGATTTTTGCTTCTGCAATCGCGCTGAGCGCCTGCGGCCAGAACGCCGGTGACGGCAATGCCGCGCAGCAGCAGGAGCCCGGAACCGCCGTCGGCATCAATGCCGCATGGATGGACAAGTCCGTGGTGCCCGGCGACGATTTCTACACCTACGCCAACGGCACGTGGATGAAGAACACGCCGATCCCCGAGGACCGGTCGAGCATCGGCGCCTTCTTCATCGCCGACCAGATCCGCGAGAAGAACACCAAGACGATGTTCGAAGACATCGTGAAGTCGAACCCGAGCAGCGGCAACGAAGCGCTGATCGCCAACTACTACAAGGCCTATGCGAACACCGACGCGATCGATCGGTCAGGAATTGCGCCGGCCAAGGCGGACCTGAATGCGATCGCGGGGATTGCCGACAAACGCCAGCTGAGCGCCGCAATCGGCAGCACGCTGCGCGCCGACACCGACCCGCTCAACGCGACCAATTACCAGACGGAAAACCTGTTCGGCATCTTCGTCAGCCAGGGGCTGAACACGCCGGGCGAAACGCTGCCTTATTTAATGCAGGGCGGCATCGGCCTTCCGGAGCGCGAATATTATCTGTCCGGCGACGCGGAGATGGCGGGGATCCGCGGCAAATATGAGCCGTACATCGCCCAGATCCTGCAGAATGCCGGGATCGCCGATCCGCAGGGTGCAGCCAAGCGCGTGATGGCTCTGGAGACCAAGATCGCGCAGGCTCACGCGAGCCGCGAGGAAAGCGAAGACTTCGCGAAGGGCGCTCAGGTCTGGACGCGCCAGGAGCTCGAGCAGAAGGCGCCGGGGATAGACTGGGGCGCGCTGCTCGGCGCGGCGCAGCTCGGCAATGCGCAGAAGTTCCAGGCCTATCACGCGACCGCCATCCCGAAGCTCGCCGCGCTGATCGGTTCCCAACCGCTTCAGGCATGGAAGGAATGGCTGGCCTTCCATACGCTGAACCAGCAGACCAACGTGCTGCCCAAGGCGTTCCGCGACGCGAGCTTCGCCTTTAACGGCACTGTCCTGCAAGGGACGCCCAAGCAGCGGCCGCGCGACCAGCTGGCTCTGAACGCGACGAGCTTCGCGCTGCAGGACGCGGTCGGCAAAGCCTATGTCGACCGCTACTTCCCGGCCTCGGCCAAGGCCGAAGTCCAGAAGATGGTCGACGGGATCAAGGCGGCGTTCGCAAAGCGCGTGCAGGCCATCGACTGGATGGCGCCGTCGACGAAGCAGGAAGCGCTGAAGAAGGTCGAAACGATCGTCGTCGGAGTCGGCTACCCCGACACGTGGCGCGACTATTCGGGCGTCCAGATCACGGCCGACAACGCTTATGCGAACCAGAAGAATGCCGGGCTCGCCGAATATCGCCACCAGGTCGCGAAGATCGGCAAACCGATGGACCGCAACGAATGGTGGATGCCGCCGCAGCTCGTGAACGCAGTCAATCTGCCGGTCCAGAACGCACTGAACTTCCCGGCGGCGATCCTGGTCGAGCCCTTCTTCAACCCGAAGGCGGACTCGGCGTTCAACTATGGCGCCATCGGCTCTGTCATCGGCCACGAGATCAGCCACAGCTTCGACAACAACGGCGCGCTGTTCGATTCCACCGGGCGCCTGCGCAATTGGTGGACGCCGCAGGATTTCGCGCGCTTCCAGCAAGCGGGCCAGGCGCTTGCGAGCCAGTATGACGCCTACGAGGCGCTGCCGGGGCTGCACGTGAACGGCAAGCTGACGCTGGGCGAGAACATCGCGGATGTCGCGGGCCTTGCTGCCGCTTATGACGCGTACAAGGCGTCGCTGAACGGCAACGCGGCGCCGACGATCGACGGCTTCAACGGCGAGCAGCGCTTCTTCCTTGCCTACGCTCAGGCCTGGGCCACCAAGATGCGGGAGCCGACGCTTCGCAACCGCATCGCTACGGACGGCCACGCGCCGGGCAACTTCCGCGCTCAGACGGTGCGCAACATCGACGCCTGGTACCCTGCATTCAATGTGCAGCAGGGCCAGAAGCTCTACCTCGCGCCCGACAAGCGCGTGAAGGTCTGGGGCTAA
- a CDS encoding PilZ domain-containing protein: protein MNGKSAAAERLGETPVERRERRPVSLRGYAVREDGSNVEVLLLDLSYEGCGIETPAELAAGEKIKLSVMQRGAIDAEVRWCRGGRAGLVFKAEEPVAKQHWPRRHSRTPLTAEVSMRRLGNSNFRVRIYDLSPSGCRLELVDRPRVEEHVLVKFEGLETLEAEVCWIEGPTAGLRFERMIHPAVFDLLMARLA, encoded by the coding sequence GTGAACGGGAAATCGGCGGCAGCGGAAAGGCTGGGCGAGACACCGGTCGAGCGGCGTGAACGTCGCCCGGTCAGCCTGCGCGGCTACGCGGTCCGCGAGGACGGCTCGAACGTCGAGGTTCTCCTTCTCGACCTGTCGTACGAAGGCTGCGGCATCGAGACTCCGGCCGAACTCGCCGCCGGTGAGAAGATCAAGCTTTCGGTCATGCAGCGCGGCGCGATCGACGCTGAAGTGCGCTGGTGTCGAGGCGGCCGCGCGGGGCTGGTGTTCAAGGCCGAAGAGCCCGTCGCGAAGCAACATTGGCCGCGCCGCCACAGCCGCACGCCGCTAACGGCCGAAGTGTCGATGCGCCGCCTCGGCAATTCCAACTTTCGGGTGCGCATCTACGACCTGTCACCGAGCGGCTGCCGCCTCGAACTTGTCGACCGGCCGCGGGTCGAAGAGCATGTGCTGGTCAAGTTCGAAGGGCTCGAAACGCTTGAGGCGGAAGTGTGCTGGATCGAGGGTCCGACCGCAGGGTTGAGGTTCGAACGGATGATCCATCCGGCCGTCTTCGACCTGCTGATGGCTCGTCTCGCCTAA
- a CDS encoding PAS domain-containing protein, with protein sequence MLSSENVADHQDTSRSESAAALRRMFTAVSAPLVVMAPDDPVFTIIDANDAYLRATMRRWEDLVGRSMFDAFPANPDQPGADGVPLLLASLKEALASKRPHVMDVVKYDIPVPSGGFDERWWSATNTPVIGPDGKVEAIIQHTQDVTDRFRAEQSLRQSEAMLRFLDELTQEVSRAGDADTIMAITTRLTAEHLGISNCAYADMDDDEDGFTIRGNWHAPGSPSIVGHYSLADFGTLAVQELGAGRPLIINDNLKEIAPEEAATFQAIGIGSTICMPLVKAGKLTALMAIHDKDPHYWSEYELALITEITQRSWAHVERVRAQARLIESEAQFHAITNSIDQMIWSTRPDGFHDYFNDRWYEFTGVPYGSTDGAGWNDIFHPDDQQRSFELWQHSLKTGDPYHIEYRLRHRSGEYRWVIGRAQPVRDEGGEIVRWYGTCTDIDELVRAREVLARSREDLEQLVVDRTEELERVHTELRQTQKMDAIGQLTGGIAHDFNNLLTPIIGALDLLSKKTDDERSLRLLEGALTSAERARVLVARLLSFARKQRLESRSVPVGRVLLGTTDLLERSLGPTIRLDLRLPSEDLWVLVDPNQLELGLLNLAVNARDAMPKGGRLLISAEREQVADGHASGLSPGEYVRIVVRDDGEGMDERTLSMAVEPFYSTKERGKGTGLGLSMVHGLAAQSGGALCLESKLGEGTSVNLWLPIGQGEAELEEAPELDPGDVVPLKILLVDDEDLVRAATADILADVGHTVHQAHSGQTAVAIFKSDPTYDLIVTDYAMPLMSGAGLIRELRHIRPGTPALLVTGYASAASDVPADVPRIEKPFRAAELVRKISGLTAMRQPARSA encoded by the coding sequence ATGCTGAGTTCCGAAAACGTGGCCGACCATCAAGATACCAGCCGTTCGGAAAGCGCTGCGGCGCTGCGCCGTATGTTTACGGCCGTCTCGGCGCCTCTGGTCGTCATGGCGCCGGACGATCCGGTCTTTACGATCATCGACGCGAACGACGCTTATCTGCGCGCAACGATGCGGCGGTGGGAAGACCTCGTCGGAAGGTCGATGTTCGACGCTTTTCCTGCAAACCCCGACCAGCCTGGTGCCGACGGCGTGCCGCTGCTGCTCGCCTCGCTCAAGGAAGCGCTCGCGTCGAAGCGGCCGCACGTCATGGACGTGGTGAAATATGACATTCCGGTGCCGTCGGGCGGCTTCGACGAGCGCTGGTGGTCGGCCACCAACACGCCGGTGATCGGACCGGACGGCAAGGTCGAAGCGATCATCCAGCATACCCAGGACGTGACCGACCGCTTCCGCGCCGAGCAGAGCCTGCGGCAGAGCGAGGCCATGTTGCGGTTCCTCGACGAACTTACCCAGGAAGTCTCGCGCGCCGGCGACGCCGATACCATCATGGCGATTACGACGCGCCTCACGGCTGAGCACCTCGGCATCTCAAACTGCGCCTATGCCGACATGGATGACGATGAGGATGGCTTCACCATCCGCGGCAACTGGCATGCGCCCGGCTCACCCTCGATCGTCGGCCACTACAGCCTCGCCGACTTCGGGACGCTGGCGGTCCAGGAACTTGGCGCCGGAAGGCCGCTGATCATCAACGATAATCTCAAGGAAATCGCGCCCGAGGAGGCAGCGACCTTCCAGGCGATCGGGATCGGCTCGACCATCTGCATGCCGCTCGTGAAGGCCGGCAAGCTGACGGCGCTGATGGCGATCCACGACAAGGACCCGCACTATTGGTCGGAATATGAGCTCGCGCTCATCACCGAGATCACGCAGCGCTCCTGGGCACATGTGGAGCGGGTGCGTGCGCAGGCGCGCCTGATCGAATCCGAAGCCCAGTTCCACGCCATCACCAACTCGATCGATCAGATGATCTGGTCGACGCGGCCCGACGGCTTCCACGATTATTTCAATGACCGCTGGTACGAATTCACCGGGGTTCCCTACGGCTCGACGGACGGCGCAGGCTGGAACGACATTTTCCATCCCGATGATCAGCAACGATCGTTTGAGCTTTGGCAGCACTCGCTCAAGACCGGTGACCCCTACCACATCGAATATCGGCTGCGGCACCGGTCCGGCGAATACCGCTGGGTGATCGGTCGCGCACAGCCGGTGCGCGATGAAGGCGGAGAGATTGTTCGCTGGTACGGCACGTGCACCGACATCGACGAGCTGGTCCGGGCCCGCGAAGTACTGGCCCGCTCGCGAGAAGATCTCGAACAGCTAGTCGTCGATCGTACCGAGGAGCTCGAGCGCGTTCACACCGAGCTTCGCCAGACGCAGAAGATGGACGCGATCGGCCAGCTGACCGGCGGCATCGCCCACGATTTCAACAATCTGCTGACCCCGATCATCGGCGCCCTCGACCTGCTTTCGAAAAAGACGGACGACGAAAGATCGCTGCGCCTGCTCGAGGGCGCGCTGACGAGCGCGGAACGCGCCCGCGTCCTGGTCGCGCGCCTGCTCAGCTTCGCCCGCAAGCAGCGCCTGGAGAGCCGCAGCGTGCCCGTAGGCCGGGTGCTGCTCGGGACTACCGACCTGCTCGAACGCTCGCTTGGACCGACCATCCGTCTCGATCTTCGGCTGCCATCGGAGGACTTGTGGGTGCTGGTCGATCCGAACCAGCTCGAGCTCGGATTGCTGAACCTTGCAGTGAACGCGCGTGACGCCATGCCCAAAGGCGGCCGCCTGCTGATCAGCGCTGAACGGGAGCAGGTCGCGGACGGCCATGCGTCCGGTCTGTCGCCTGGCGAATATGTGCGCATCGTCGTCAGGGACGACGGTGAGGGCATGGACGAGCGGACGCTCTCCATGGCCGTCGAACCCTTCTATTCGACCAAGGAGCGGGGGAAAGGCACCGGTCTCGGCTTGTCCATGGTTCATGGCCTCGCGGCCCAGTCCGGCGGCGCTTTATGTCTCGAAAGCAAGCTCGGCGAAGGGACGTCGGTGAACCTGTGGCTGCCGATCGGTCAGGGCGAAGCCGAACTGGAGGAGGCGCCGGAGCTCGATCCGGGCGACGTCGTCCCGCTGAAGATTTTGCTGGTCGACGACGAAGACCTCGTTCGTGCCGCGACAGCCGACATCCTCGCAGACGTCGGTCACACGGTGCACCAGGCGCATAGCGGCCAGACTGCTGTCGCCATCTTCAAGAGTGACCCGACCTACGATCTGATCGTCACCGATTATGCGATGCCCCTCATGTCCGGCGCCGGCCTGATCCGCGAGCTTCGCCATATCCGCCCCGGAACACCCGCGCTTCTCGTCACCGGATATGCGAGCGCCGCCTCCGACGTGCCGGCCGACGTGCCGCGGATCGAAAAGCCGTTCCGCGCGGCCGAACTCGTGAGGAAGATCAGCGGGCTGACGGCAATGCGCCAGCCCGCCAGGAGCGCTTAG
- a CDS encoding acetyl/propionyl/methylcrotonyl-CoA carboxylase subunit alpha, which produces MIDSLLIANRGEIACRVVRTARELGIRTVAVYSDADANALHVRMADEAVHIGPSPARESYLVGEKIIAAAKQTGAEAIHPGYGFLSENADFAQAVLDAGLVWVGPKPDSIRAMGLKDAAKKLMADAGVPVTPGYLGEDQSPERLKSEADAIGYPVLIKAVAGGGGKGMRKVDDAAGFMDSLESCKREAASSFGNDVVLLEKWIESPRHIEVQVFGDSHGNVVHLFERDCSLQRRHQKVIEEAPAPGMDAETREAVCGAAVRAAQAVNYEGAGTIEFIADASQGLRGDRIWFMEMNTRLQVEHPVTEEITGQDLVEWQLRVASGEPLPLAQEELSISGHAIEARLYAEDPAKGFMPSVGPLEHFDLGEEGRIETGVEEGDAISPFYDPMIAKLIASSDTRDEAIYELADILAQAEVWPVRTNAAFLLNALVHDDFIDGRLDTGFIERNLDELVPAAQPTDDVRRAAAAISVLAAEQDAAVPALPGFRLNAPDRYSIALDGEAVELGAADEIADVSGFTDDERVVVFYEGQAFGFSLAARGTVGHSAHDGDIEAPMPGKVTAVEIAAGEKVSKGQRLLTLEAMKMEHALAAPFDGIVAELNASAGGQVTEGQVLVRIQAEQTTD; this is translated from the coding sequence ATGATCGATTCACTTCTCATCGCCAACCGCGGCGAGATCGCCTGCAGGGTCGTCCGCACGGCGCGCGAACTCGGCATCCGCACTGTGGCCGTCTACTCCGACGCCGACGCCAATGCGCTGCACGTCCGCATGGCCGACGAAGCCGTGCACATCGGTCCGTCGCCTGCGCGTGAAAGCTACCTCGTCGGCGAGAAGATCATCGCGGCAGCGAAGCAGACGGGCGCCGAGGCCATTCATCCGGGCTACGGCTTCCTCAGCGAGAATGCCGACTTCGCGCAAGCGGTGCTCGATGCCGGGCTGGTCTGGGTGGGCCCGAAGCCGGACAGCATCCGTGCGATGGGGCTAAAGGATGCTGCCAAGAAGCTGATGGCAGACGCGGGCGTGCCGGTCACGCCCGGCTATCTTGGTGAAGACCAGAGCCCAGAGCGGCTGAAGAGCGAAGCCGACGCGATCGGCTATCCGGTGCTGATCAAGGCGGTCGCCGGCGGCGGCGGCAAGGGCATGCGCAAGGTCGATGATGCAGCCGGCTTCATGGACTCACTCGAAAGCTGCAAGCGCGAGGCGGCGAGCTCGTTCGGCAACGACGTCGTGCTGCTCGAAAAGTGGATCGAAAGCCCGCGCCATATCGAGGTGCAGGTGTTCGGCGACAGCCATGGCAATGTCGTCCATCTGTTCGAGCGCGATTGTTCGCTGCAGCGGCGCCACCAGAAGGTGATCGAGGAAGCTCCGGCGCCCGGCATGGATGCCGAGACGCGCGAGGCGGTTTGCGGCGCCGCCGTCCGCGCGGCGCAGGCGGTCAACTACGAAGGCGCGGGCACGATCGAGTTCATCGCCGACGCTTCCCAAGGTCTGCGCGGCGACCGTATCTGGTTCATGGAAATGAACACGCGGCTCCAGGTCGAGCATCCCGTCACCGAAGAGATCACCGGCCAGGACCTCGTCGAATGGCAGCTCCGCGTGGCGTCCGGCGAGCCGCTTCCGCTGGCGCAGGAAGAACTGTCGATCAGCGGCCACGCAATCGAAGCGCGGCTTTACGCCGAGGATCCCGCCAAAGGATTCATGCCGAGCGTCGGGCCGCTCGAGCATTTTGATCTTGGCGAGGAAGGGCGGATCGAAACCGGTGTCGAGGAAGGCGACGCCATCTCGCCTTTCTACGACCCCATGATCGCCAAGCTGATCGCGTCGTCGGACACGCGCGACGAAGCCATCTACGAGCTGGCGGATATCCTGGCGCAGGCGGAAGTCTGGCCGGTGCGGACCAACGCCGCATTCCTGCTGAACGCGCTCGTCCACGACGACTTCATCGATGGACGGCTCGACACCGGCTTTATCGAGCGCAACCTCGACGAGCTGGTTCCGGCTGCGCAACCCACCGACGACGTTCGCCGCGCCGCTGCTGCAATCTCGGTGCTCGCGGCCGAACAGGATGCGGCCGTCCCGGCGCTGCCGGGCTTCCGTCTCAATGCTCCGGACCGCTACTCGATTGCGCTCGACGGTGAGGCGGTGGAGCTCGGCGCAGCCGACGAGATCGCAGACGTGTCGGGCTTTACCGACGACGAACGCGTCGTTGTCTTTTACGAGGGGCAGGCGTTCGGTTTCTCGCTGGCGGCGCGCGGCACGGTCGGCCACAGCGCACACGACGGCGACATCGAAGCGCCGATGCCCGGCAAGGTGACCGCGGTCGAAATCGCTGCGGGTGAGAAGGTCAGCAAGGGCCAGCGGCTGCTCACGCTGGAAGCGATGAAGATGGAGCATGCCCTGGCCGCCCCGTTCGACGGCATTGTCGCCGAACTGAACGCGAGCGCCGGCGGGCAGGTCACCGAGGGCCAGGTGCTGGTCCGGATCCAAGCTGAACAAACCACCGACTGA
- a CDS encoding isovaleryl-CoA dehydrogenase: MSNTGLDFNLGEMADTIRDTTQRFASDKIAPIAAQIDQTDEFPKDLWPQMGELGLHGITVEEEWGGLGLGYLEHVVAQEEVARASASIGLSYGAHSNLCVNQIRRWANEDQKRKYLPKLISGEHVGALAMSESGAGSDVVGMKLKAEKSGNGYRLNGTKFWITNGGYADTLVVYAKTGEGSRGITAFLIEKGMDGFSIGQKMDKLGMRGSPTNELVFNDCFVPPENILGEENKGVEVLMSGLDYERTVLAGIQIGIMQACLDVVLPYVRDRKQFGKPIGSFQLMQAKIADMYVALNSARAYVYQVARACDAGKTTRFDAAGAILLASESAVKVANEAVQALGGAGYTKDWPVERYYRDAKLLDIGAGTNEIRRMLIGREVIGA, encoded by the coding sequence ATGTCCAACACCGGACTCGATTTCAACCTTGGCGAGATGGCGGACACGATCCGCGACACCACGCAGCGCTTCGCGTCCGACAAGATCGCGCCGATTGCAGCGCAGATCGACCAAACCGATGAGTTTCCGAAGGACCTTTGGCCGCAGATGGGCGAGCTCGGCCTTCACGGCATCACCGTCGAGGAGGAGTGGGGCGGGCTCGGTCTCGGCTATCTCGAGCATGTGGTCGCCCAAGAAGAAGTCGCGCGCGCATCCGCCTCGATCGGGCTCAGCTACGGCGCTCACTCGAACTTGTGCGTCAACCAGATCCGCCGCTGGGCCAATGAGGACCAGAAGCGCAAATATCTGCCGAAGCTGATCAGCGGCGAACATGTCGGCGCGCTTGCCATGAGCGAGAGCGGCGCGGGCAGCGACGTCGTCGGCATGAAGCTCAAGGCGGAAAAGAGCGGCAACGGCTATCGCCTCAATGGCACCAAGTTCTGGATCACCAACGGCGGCTATGCCGACACCTTGGTCGTCTATGCGAAGACTGGGGAAGGCAGCCGCGGGATCACCGCCTTCCTGATCGAGAAGGGGATGGACGGCTTCTCCATTGGCCAGAAGATGGACAAGCTCGGCATGCGCGGCTCGCCGACCAACGAGCTGGTGTTCAACGATTGCTTCGTGCCGCCGGAGAACATTCTCGGCGAGGAGAACAAGGGCGTCGAGGTGCTGATGAGCGGCCTCGATTATGAGCGCACGGTGCTCGCCGGCATCCAGATCGGGATCATGCAGGCATGCCTCGACGTGGTCCTGCCCTACGTCCGCGACCGCAAGCAGTTCGGCAAACCGATCGGCAGCTTTCAGCTGATGCAGGCGAAGATCGCCGACATGTATGTCGCGCTCAACTCGGCCCGCGCCTACGTCTATCAGGTCGCGCGCGCCTGCGATGCCGGCAAGACGACCCGCTTCGATGCGGCCGGCGCGATCCTGCTGGCTTCAGAAAGCGCGGTGAAGGTGGCCAACGAAGCTGTCCAGGCGCTGGGCGGCGCCGGCTACACGAAGGATTGGCCCGTGGAGCGCTATTACCGCGACGCCAAGCTGCTCGACATCGGGGCCGGCACTAACGAGATCCGCCGGATGCTGATCGGGCGCGAAGTTATTGGGGCCTGA